A single window of Flavobacterium sp. 140616W15 DNA harbors:
- a CDS encoding hydrolase/aminopeptidase, with product MKKIYLLTLFLIALACQKKDETNKPTVTKDEHSFSKPELAVVKHLDLDIKVDFETQSITGKASWKIDNVSKGNEIIFDENTLNITKVTLGDDEKETKFELGKDVEFHGKPLHITIEPNTTKVNIYYNTTKDAVALQWLKPEQTADKKKPFLFSQGESVWSRTWIPCQDSPSVRFTYNAKVTVPKDLMAVMSAVNPQKKNDTGIYTFKQDKAIPSYLMAIAVGDIEFQSIDDRTGVYAEPSVLKKAAWEFAELGKMVVAAEKLYGPYRWGRYDVLVLPPSFPYGGMENPNLTFLTPGVLAGDRSLTSLLAHELGHSWSGNLVTNATWDDIWLNEGFTTYVEHRIGEAIFGEKEFEMQNVIIRKELIDNIAELGDTSPDTRLKVSLTGRNPDDGLSLIPYVKGYAFLKVIENAVGREKFDVFIKNYFDANAFKSITTEDFVKYINENLIKGDKALADKIKLDEWIYKPGIPSNITPVSSLDFDAIDKIQKSWRETGVKGLSKKITTTTEKQHFIDNLPTDITVKEMEALDTEFNFTKGGNFIIKRQWFVPSIRYKYTAAYPAIEQFLISTSRTGSVMMLYKEMAKTPEGKVWAKQIFDKAKSGYHQTTIQAVESILK from the coding sequence ATGAAAAAAATATATCTACTAACCCTCTTTTTGATAGCATTGGCCTGTCAGAAAAAAGACGAAACAAATAAACCAACAGTTACTAAAGATGAACATTCTTTCTCAAAACCAGAGTTAGCCGTTGTAAAACACTTAGACCTTGATATCAAAGTTGATTTTGAAACACAATCCATTACCGGAAAAGCATCTTGGAAAATCGACAACGTTAGTAAAGGCAACGAAATTATCTTTGACGAAAACACGCTTAACATTACTAAAGTTACTCTAGGTGATGATGAAAAAGAAACTAAATTCGAGCTCGGAAAAGATGTCGAATTTCACGGAAAACCACTTCACATTACAATTGAACCAAATACAACCAAAGTAAATATCTACTACAATACAACCAAAGACGCTGTAGCATTACAATGGCTAAAACCTGAACAAACGGCAGACAAAAAGAAACCTTTCCTTTTCTCACAAGGAGAAAGTGTTTGGTCTCGTACTTGGATTCCATGTCAAGACTCTCCATCAGTTCGTTTTACTTATAATGCAAAAGTTACAGTTCCTAAAGATTTAATGGCTGTAATGAGCGCAGTTAACCCTCAAAAGAAAAATGACACTGGTATTTACACTTTTAAACAAGACAAAGCAATACCATCATACTTAATGGCAATTGCAGTTGGAGACATCGAATTTCAATCAATTGATGACAGAACAGGTGTTTACGCAGAACCATCTGTTCTTAAAAAAGCAGCATGGGAATTTGCTGAATTAGGAAAAATGGTAGTTGCTGCCGAAAAACTATATGGCCCATATCGTTGGGGGCGATATGATGTATTAGTCCTGCCACCAAGTTTCCCTTATGGCGGAATGGAAAATCCTAACTTAACATTCCTAACTCCAGGAGTTTTGGCTGGTGATCGTTCATTAACTAGCTTATTAGCACATGAATTAGGTCATAGCTGGAGCGGAAACTTAGTAACCAATGCAACATGGGATGACATTTGGCTAAACGAAGGATTCACCACTTATGTAGAACATAGAATTGGTGAAGCAATCTTTGGTGAAAAAGAATTTGAAATGCAAAATGTTATCATCCGTAAAGAACTAATTGATAATATTGCTGAACTAGGAGACACAAGCCCAGACACAAGACTTAAAGTTAGTTTAACTGGAAGAAATCCTGATGATGGATTAAGTTTAATACCTTATGTAAAAGGGTATGCCTTTTTGAAAGTTATCGAGAATGCAGTTGGACGCGAAAAATTTGATGTTTTTATTAAAAACTATTTCGATGCAAATGCTTTTAAATCTATTACAACAGAAGATTTTGTAAAATACATAAATGAAAATCTAATTAAAGGAGACAAAGCACTGGCTGACAAGATAAAACTAGACGAATGGATCTACAAACCTGGAATCCCATCAAATATTACCCCTGTGAGCTCACTCGATTTTGATGCTATCGATAAAATTCAAAAAAGCTGGAGAGAAACTGGCGTTAAAGGATTAAGCAAAAAAATCACGACAACTACAGAAAAACAACATTTTATAGACAATCTCCCAACAGATATTACTGTAAAAGAAATGGAAGCACTTGATACCGAGTTCAACTTTACAAAAGGCGGCAATTTTATTATCAAGCGTCAATGGTTTGTTCCTTCAATCCGTTATAAATATACAGCAGCTTACCCTGCAATTGAACAATTTTTAATTTCTACTAGCAGAACAGGATCAGTAATGATGCTTTATAAAGAAATGGCAAAAACCCCTGAAGGAAAAGTTTGGGCAAAACAAATCTTCGACAAAGCAAAATCAGGTTATCACCAAACAACAATTCAAGCTGTAGAAAGCATTTTAAAATAG
- a CDS encoding carboxymuconolactone decarboxylase family protein, which produces MTRLTALNPEEATGKAKDLFNAVQAKLGVVPNMMRTMGNSPAVLEGYLNLSGALSHGKLGAKTGELIALAVSESNSCDYCLAAHTYIGEKLVKADPAVLQAARTGNSTDAKTEAVLQFAKTLISKNGLVNDEDVNKVKNAGVTDAEIAETIGHVALNILTNYFNNTANTEIDFPAV; this is translated from the coding sequence ATGACACGATTAACAGCATTAAACCCAGAAGAAGCAACAGGAAAAGCTAAAGATTTATTCAACGCTGTACAAGCAAAATTAGGAGTTGTTCCGAACATGATGAGAACAATGGGAAATTCTCCCGCAGTTCTTGAAGGATATCTAAATTTAAGCGGTGCACTAAGTCACGGGAAATTAGGTGCAAAAACAGGAGAACTAATTGCCTTAGCAGTTTCAGAAAGTAATTCATGTGATTACTGCTTAGCAGCTCATACCTATATTGGAGAAAAATTGGTAAAAGCAGATCCTGCAGTTTTGCAAGCTGCAAGAACAGGAAATTCAACCGATGCAAAAACTGAAGCCGTTTTACAATTTGCCAAAACATTAATCAGTAAAAATGGCTTGGTAAATGATGAAGATGTAAACAAAGTAAAAAATGCAGGAGTTACTGATGCCGAAATTGCAGAAACAATTGGACATGTAGCCTTAAATATTTTAACAAACTACTTTAATAATACAGCAAACACCGAAATTGACTTTCCAGCAGTTTAA
- the cdd gene encoding cytidine deaminase — MKEISITTQFSVFESIEELSKDIQDLMNEAIAIRKKAYAPYSRFRVGAALLLDNGKIVLGSNQENAAYPSGLCAERVAIFHAGAIYPEAKILKIAISAASDTNQTIAPIPPCGSCRQSIAEYEIKQDTPIEIYFMGEIGAIYQSASLKNLLPFMFDKKFL; from the coding sequence ATGAAAGAAATATCTATTACAACACAATTTTCAGTTTTTGAATCTATCGAAGAACTTTCAAAAGACATTCAAGACTTAATGAACGAAGCAATCGCTATTCGTAAAAAAGCCTATGCTCCATATTCTAGATTTAGAGTTGGTGCAGCCTTACTTTTAGATAATGGTAAAATTGTTTTAGGTTCAAATCAAGAAAACGCGGCTTATCCTTCAGGTCTTTGTGCTGAACGAGTAGCTATTTTTCATGCAGGAGCTATTTATCCAGAAGCTAAAATTTTAAAAATTGCAATTTCAGCTGCTTCAGATACCAATCAGACAATAGCCCCTATTCCTCCTTGCGGATCCTGCAGACAATCAATTGCAGAATATGAAATAAAACAAGACACCCCTATAGAAATTTATTTCATGGGCGAAATAGGTGCAATTTATCAATCGGCATCACTAAAAAACTTACTTCCTTTTATGTTTGATAAAAAGTTCTTGTAA
- a CDS encoding pyruvate dehydrogenase complex dihydrolipoamide acetyltransferase yields MAIKVTMPRLSDTMTEGTVATWLKKVGDKVSEGDILAEIETDKATMEFESFNEGTLLYIGIPAGETAPVDSLLAIIGNEGEDVTALIAGGGAPAAEAPKAEAVTTEAKTEAVAPAKAATELPKGVVVVTMPRLSDTMTEGTVATWLKKVGDAVAEGDILAEIETDKATMEFESFNEGTLLYIGIQEGNTAPVDSLLAIIGPAGTDISGIAENYTVGGAPAKATTEETKAAPTQETAETVEVVSDGKRILASPLAKKIASDKGIQLSQVKGTGENGRIVKSDIENFTPATATPAQPAATTAKAPEATVAAPKVFVPAGEVFTEEIKNSQMRKIIAKRLAESLFTAPHYNLVIEVSMDEAMTSRATINSVPDTKVSFNDMVIKACALALKKHPKINSQWKEDAIIINHHVNIGVAVAVEDGLVVPVLKFTDAMSLSQIGASVRDLAGRAKNKKLGPQEMEGSTFTVSNLGMFGITEFNSIINQPNSAILSVGAIVEKPVVKNGQIVVGNTMMLSLACDHRTIDGATGAQFLQTLKQYIESPVTMLA; encoded by the coding sequence ATGGCGATAAAAGTAACAATGCCTCGTTTGAGCGATACTATGACGGAAGGAACGGTAGCAACTTGGCTTAAAAAAGTAGGAGACAAAGTTAGCGAAGGAGATATCCTTGCTGAAATTGAAACCGACAAAGCAACAATGGAATTTGAGTCTTTCAATGAAGGAACTCTTTTATATATAGGAATCCCAGCTGGAGAAACCGCTCCAGTTGATTCATTATTAGCAATTATAGGAAACGAAGGTGAAGATGTTACGGCATTAATCGCTGGAGGAGGTGCTCCTGCTGCCGAAGCTCCAAAAGCTGAAGCTGTAACTACAGAGGCTAAAACAGAAGCAGTTGCTCCTGCAAAAGCTGCAACTGAATTACCAAAAGGTGTTGTTGTAGTAACTATGCCTCGATTAAGTGATACTATGACTGAAGGTACAGTAGCAACTTGGCTTAAAAAAGTTGGTGATGCTGTGGCTGAAGGTGATATTCTTGCTGAAATCGAAACAGACAAAGCAACAATGGAATTTGAGTCTTTCAACGAAGGAACATTATTATACATTGGAATTCAAGAAGGAAACACAGCTCCTGTTGATAGTTTATTAGCTATCATCGGACCTGCTGGAACAGATATTTCTGGCATTGCAGAAAACTATACTGTTGGTGGCGCTCCTGCAAAAGCAACAACAGAAGAAACTAAAGCAGCTCCTACTCAAGAAACAGCAGAAACTGTTGAAGTCGTTAGCGATGGAAAAAGAATTCTTGCTTCACCATTAGCAAAGAAAATTGCTTCAGATAAAGGAATTCAATTATCACAAGTAAAAGGGACTGGTGAAAACGGACGTATTGTAAAAAGCGATATCGAAAACTTTACACCTGCAACTGCTACTCCTGCACAACCAGCTGCAACTACTGCTAAAGCTCCAGAAGCTACAGTAGCTGCTCCAAAAGTTTTTGTTCCTGCTGGAGAAGTTTTCACAGAAGAGATCAAAAATTCGCAAATGCGAAAAATTATTGCAAAACGTCTAGCAGAATCATTGTTTACAGCTCCTCACTATAACTTAGTGATCGAAGTAAGCATGGACGAAGCAATGACATCTAGAGCTACAATAAATAGCGTTCCAGATACAAAAGTATCTTTTAACGATATGGTAATCAAAGCTTGTGCTTTGGCATTGAAAAAGCACCCAAAAATTAATTCACAGTGGAAAGAAGATGCCATCATCATCAACCACCATGTAAATATTGGTGTTGCTGTAGCTGTTGAAGATGGATTAGTAGTTCCTGTATTGAAATTTACAGATGCTATGAGTTTATCTCAAATTGGTGCTAGCGTAAGAGATCTTGCTGGAAGAGCTAAAAACAAAAAACTTGGACCACAAGAAATGGAAGGAAGTACTTTTACAGTATCTAACCTTGGAATGTTTGGTATTACAGAATTTAATTCAATCATAAACCAACCAAACTCTGCCATCCTTTCTGTAGGTGCTATTGTAGAGAAACCAGTGGTTAAAAACGGTCAAATTGTAGTAGGAAACACAATGATGTTATCATTGGCTTGTGACCACAGAACAATTGATGGTGCAACTGGTGCTCAATTTTTACAAACATTGAAACAATATATCGAAAGCCCAGTTACTATGTTGGCATAA
- a CDS encoding helix-turn-helix domain-containing protein, with the protein MSSQNVFTLINPQNGNLAFKLLPFDNNSHFDHLQRNNYFSLIWVTKGKGKVKADFAEHNFEENSLLAFSPYQPFMLCVSEPIEGIAIHFHPDFYCIHMHQKEVSCNGILFNNVYQPPFTIITEQAAATFRMVLEQMKTEIQNAELAQYELLVSYLKIFLITASRLKNEQLEEMKSVPNSKEPFILQNLKDAIELNFKTKHSAGNYAELLNISSKALAKLSKTYFNKTLTDLIAERIIIEAKRELYMTNKTVKEIAYELGYEDEHYFSRFFKTNADVSPQIYRETVGFGKMEI; encoded by the coding sequence ATGAGCAGTCAGAATGTTTTCACTTTAATTAATCCGCAAAATGGTAATTTAGCCTTTAAGTTACTCCCTTTTGACAACAACAGCCATTTTGACCATCTGCAGCGCAATAATTATTTCTCATTAATTTGGGTAACCAAAGGAAAAGGGAAAGTAAAAGCTGATTTTGCCGAGCATAATTTTGAAGAAAACTCACTACTAGCCTTTTCTCCTTATCAGCCTTTTATGCTCTGTGTAAGTGAACCAATTGAAGGAATCGCAATTCACTTTCATCCTGATTTTTATTGCATTCACATGCATCAAAAAGAAGTTTCCTGTAATGGGATTTTATTTAATAATGTTTATCAGCCACCATTTACAATTATTACAGAACAAGCTGCAGCAACTTTTAGAATGGTTTTAGAACAAATGAAAACCGAAATTCAAAATGCTGAATTGGCACAATATGAATTATTAGTTTCCTACTTAAAAATATTTTTAATTACTGCTTCCCGATTAAAAAACGAACAATTAGAAGAAATGAAATCAGTTCCTAATTCTAAAGAACCTTTTATTCTTCAAAATCTGAAAGATGCTATTGAGCTTAATTTTAAAACCAAACATTCAGCAGGAAATTATGCCGAATTGTTAAATATCTCATCAAAAGCGCTAGCAAAATTATCTAAGACGTATTTCAATAAAACACTAACTGATTTAATTGCTGAAAGAATAATAATCGAAGCCAAAAGAGAATTATACATGACCAACAAAACAGTCAAAGAAATTGCATATGAATTGGGTTATGAAGACGAGCATTACTTTAGTCGATTTTTCAAAACCAATGCTGATGTTTCGCCTCAAATTTATAGAGAAACAGTAGGTTTTGGAAAAATGGAAATCTAA
- the pdhA gene encoding pyruvate dehydrogenase (acetyl-transferring) E1 component subunit alpha: protein MKEVTKEVYLKWYEDMLLWRKFEDKLAALYIQQKVRGFLHLYNGQEAVLAGALHVMDLTKDKMITAYRNHVQPIGMGVDPKRVMAELLGKATGTSKGMGGSMHIFSKEHRFYGGHGIVGGQIPVGAGLAFADKYFETGGVTMTYFGDGAARQGSLHEAFNMAMLWKLPVVFIVENNGYAMGTSVERTANHTDIWKLGLGYEMPCGPVDGMNPVKVAEAMYEAVERARRGDGPTFLEMKTYRYRGHSMSDAQLYRSKEEVEEYKKIDPITQVLDVIKDQKFATEEEIEEIDQRVKDLVEECVKFAEESPYPDLQQLYDVVYAQENYPFTPHKL, encoded by the coding sequence ATGAAAGAAGTTACAAAAGAGGTATATTTAAAGTGGTATGAAGACATGCTACTTTGGAGAAAGTTTGAAGACAAACTAGCAGCATTGTACATCCAACAGAAAGTAAGAGGATTTCTTCACCTATACAATGGTCAAGAAGCAGTACTTGCTGGTGCATTGCATGTCATGGATTTGACAAAAGATAAAATGATAACTGCTTACAGAAATCACGTACAACCAATTGGTATGGGTGTTGACCCAAAACGTGTAATGGCTGAACTTTTAGGAAAAGCAACAGGAACATCTAAAGGAATGGGTGGATCTATGCACATTTTCTCAAAAGAACACCGTTTTTACGGAGGTCACGGAATTGTAGGTGGACAAATTCCTGTAGGAGCTGGTTTAGCTTTTGCAGATAAATATTTTGAAACAGGTGGTGTAACCATGACTTATTTTGGTGATGGTGCAGCAAGACAAGGTTCTTTACATGAAGCTTTTAACATGGCTATGTTATGGAAACTTCCAGTAGTATTTATTGTTGAAAACAATGGATATGCAATGGGAACTTCTGTTGAAAGAACTGCAAACCATACAGATATATGGAAACTTGGTTTAGGTTACGAAATGCCTTGTGGACCAGTTGACGGAATGAACCCAGTGAAAGTTGCAGAAGCAATGTACGAAGCAGTTGAAAGAGCGCGTCGTGGTGATGGTCCAACATTCTTAGAAATGAAAACATACCGTTACAGAGGACACTCAATGTCTGATGCACAATTATATCGTTCTAAAGAAGAAGTAGAAGAATACAAAAAAATTGACCCAATTACTCAAGTACTTGACGTAATAAAAGATCAAAAATTTGCTACTGAAGAAGAAATCGAAGAAATAGACCAAAGAGTAAAAGACTTGGTAGAAGAATGTGTGAAATTTGCTGAAGAATCTCCATATCCTGATTTACAACAACTTTACGATGTGGTATATGCACAAGAAAACTATCCATTTACACCTCATAAACTATAA
- the porV gene encoding type IX secretion system outer membrane channel protein PorV, with the protein MKKTTLILTCLFIGVLAKAQERTITTAVPFLLVAADARAAGMADQGVATSVDAFSQQWNPAKYAFSEDKQGFSVSYTPYLTDLVNDVSLGQITYFNKINDRNAFAASFRYFGFGDIALRETDNPLEQERIVSPNEFALDGSYSLKLSEKFSMAVAGRYIRSNLKIASENIDASPASSFAVDVAGFYQSEEIAYSDFNGRWRGGFNIQNIGPKIKYDNDEINANFLPANLKVGGGFDFILDDYNKIGLGVEFSKLLVPTPQNPDLNGDGTITPDERNQNREDYRSIGWASGIFKSFGDAPGGFSEELKEITYSIGAEYMYQDSFAFRAGYFHESPEKGARKFFSLGAGFKYNVVKVDVSYLFSTSNVKNPLENTLRFSLTFNFGDKYEVY; encoded by the coding sequence ATGAAAAAAACTACCCTCATTTTAACCTGTCTTTTTATAGGTGTTTTAGCAAAAGCACAAGAAAGAACAATCACAACCGCAGTACCTTTTTTATTAGTAGCTGCCGACGCTAGAGCAGCTGGTATGGCCGACCAAGGAGTCGCCACTTCTGTAGATGCTTTTTCTCAACAATGGAATCCCGCAAAATATGCCTTCTCAGAAGACAAACAAGGATTTTCTGTTAGCTACACTCCGTATCTTACCGATTTAGTAAATGATGTCTCCTTAGGGCAAATCACCTATTTCAACAAAATAAACGACCGTAATGCATTTGCTGCGAGTTTCCGTTATTTCGGTTTTGGCGATATTGCATTACGAGAAACAGATAACCCATTAGAACAAGAAAGAATCGTTTCTCCAAATGAATTTGCTCTTGATGGATCTTACAGCTTAAAACTGAGCGAAAAATTCTCAATGGCAGTAGCCGGAAGATACATTCGTTCCAATCTAAAAATCGCATCAGAAAACATAGACGCATCACCTGCAAGCTCATTTGCAGTAGACGTTGCTGGTTTCTATCAATCTGAAGAAATTGCTTATAGCGATTTTAACGGTAGATGGAGAGGTGGTTTCAACATCCAGAACATCGGACCAAAAATTAAATACGACAACGACGAAATCAATGCTAATTTCTTACCAGCTAACTTAAAAGTAGGTGGAGGATTTGACTTTATCTTAGATGATTACAATAAAATCGGATTAGGTGTAGAATTTAGCAAGTTATTAGTTCCAACACCACAAAACCCAGATTTAAATGGTGATGGCACAATTACTCCAGATGAAAGAAATCAAAATAGAGAAGATTATCGATCCATAGGATGGGCATCAGGAATATTTAAATCATTTGGAGACGCACCAGGCGGTTTTAGTGAAGAATTAAAAGAAATCACCTATAGCATTGGTGCAGAATACATGTATCAGGATTCATTTGCATTTCGCGCAGGTTATTTTCATGAAAGCCCAGAAAAAGGAGCTAGAAAATTCTTTTCTTTAGGAGCTGGTTTCAAATACAACGTTGTTAAAGTAGATGTTTCATACCTATTTTCTACTTCAAACGTAAAAAATCCATTAGAAAACACACTTCGTTTCTCTCTAACGTTTAACTTTGGGGACAAATACGAAGTATATTAA